In a single window of the Terriglobus roseus genome:
- a CDS encoding molybdopterin molybdotransferase MoeA: MALLSCSDALQIVASKMPSQALSTATERIPLTSARGRVLAQAIMADRDQPPFPRSTRDGFALRSSDANSPMRLIGAIRAGEQWTGAPLQPGEALEIMTGAPVPEGADAVVMVEHVTIEDAMLTLQPGRTLSVGENIVPRAAEARAGDVLLQAGVCMGAAEIALAASVGAAEIAVFAQPVVAVLATGDELVALDITPDAMQIRNSNSHALAALVQEHGGVARILPPAADTRESLHAAITGARDAAMLVLSGGVSAGKYDFVEDVLLSLGAEFFFTGVAMQPGKPAVFGRIPPTAEFPEQWLFGLPGNPVSTQVTALLFAMPMVRALAGEAEAQANFALAKLTVEVKVRPGLTRFLPARMDSSLAGATVKPTGWQGSGDLNANARANCYLVVPPDATALQPGDVVTVLLRSR, encoded by the coding sequence ATGGCACTGTTGTCCTGTTCTGACGCGTTACAAATCGTTGCTTCCAAGATGCCGTCCCAGGCCCTGAGTACTGCGACGGAGCGTATCCCGCTCACATCCGCCCGCGGCCGCGTCCTGGCGCAGGCGATCATGGCAGACCGTGACCAGCCCCCCTTTCCACGATCGACGCGCGACGGTTTCGCCCTGCGATCCAGCGATGCAAACTCGCCCATGCGATTAATCGGTGCAATCCGCGCCGGCGAGCAGTGGACCGGAGCGCCTCTGCAGCCGGGGGAGGCGCTTGAGATCATGACCGGCGCTCCCGTCCCCGAAGGCGCCGACGCCGTGGTGATGGTGGAACACGTCACTATCGAAGACGCGATGCTGACGCTGCAGCCGGGCCGCACCCTGTCCGTCGGCGAGAACATCGTCCCGCGTGCCGCCGAGGCCCGCGCCGGAGATGTCCTGCTCCAGGCCGGCGTGTGTATGGGTGCTGCGGAGATTGCATTGGCCGCATCGGTCGGGGCGGCAGAGATCGCGGTCTTCGCGCAACCGGTCGTAGCCGTGCTTGCCACCGGCGATGAACTGGTCGCGCTCGACATCACTCCGGATGCGATGCAGATCCGCAACTCCAACTCACACGCACTCGCCGCGCTGGTGCAGGAACATGGCGGGGTCGCGCGTATCCTGCCACCCGCGGCGGACACGCGCGAGTCGCTGCATGCCGCCATCACCGGAGCGCGCGATGCCGCGATGCTGGTGCTCTCCGGCGGCGTCTCCGCAGGCAAGTACGACTTTGTGGAGGACGTCCTGCTCTCGCTGGGCGCGGAGTTCTTCTTTACGGGCGTCGCCATGCAGCCCGGCAAACCAGCCGTCTTCGGCCGCATCCCACCGACCGCGGAATTCCCCGAGCAGTGGCTCTTCGGCCTGCCCGGCAACCCCGTCTCCACGCAGGTGACGGCACTGCTCTTCGCCATGCCTATGGTCCGCGCGCTCGCCGGGGAAGCCGAAGCGCAAGCCAATTTTGCATTGGCGAAGCTGACCGTTGAAGTCAAAGTCAGGCCGGGCCTTACGCGATTTCTTCCCGCGCGCATGGACTCGTCCCTGGCCGGTGCGACCGTGAAGCCCACGGGCTGGCAAGGTTCCGGCGACCTGAACGCGAACGCCCGCGCCAACTGCTACCTGGTCGTACCGCCGGACGCCACCGCGCTGCAGCCGGGCGACGTCGTGACGGTCCTGCTGCGTTCGCGGTAA